In the genome of Methanobrevibacter sp., one region contains:
- a CDS encoding exodeoxyribonuclease III: protein MASIRLISWNVNGIRAIHKKGFIDWFNEEKADVVCLQETKAQVDQLPKKLVNIPDYTSYFNSAERKGYSGVATYTAIEPKEVYSGMGIEKFDIEGRLQRLDFDGFTLLNIYYPNGGSGEERLQYKLDFYDAFLDYANDLRDKGHNLVICGDLNTAHKEIDLARPKQNEDVSGFLPVEREWVSKFLDNGYIDTFRMFHENERDQYTWWSYRTRARARNVGWRLDYFFVNEEFKDNVKASYIKSDIMGSDHCPIALEIEL from the coding sequence ATGGCTTCTATTAGACTTATTTCATGGAATGTAAATGGAATCAGAGCCATTCATAAGAAAGGTTTTATTGATTGGTTCAATGAGGAAAAGGCAGATGTTGTTTGCCTTCAGGAAACCAAGGCTCAAGTGGATCAATTGCCTAAAAAACTGGTCAATATTCCTGATTACACCAGCTATTTCAATTCTGCAGAAAGGAAGGGATACAGTGGCGTAGCCACTTATACAGCCATTGAGCCTAAAGAGGTTTATTCTGGCATGGGAATTGAAAAGTTTGATATAGAAGGGAGACTTCAAAGATTGGATTTTGATGGTTTTACCCTTTTAAACATTTACTATCCTAATGGTGGCAGTGGGGAAGAGAGATTGCAATACAAGCTTGATTTCTATGACGCATTCCTTGATTATGCTAACGATTTAAGGGATAAAGGTCACAATTTGGTGATTTGTGGTGACTTGAACACTGCCCATAAGGAAATAGACCTTGCTAGGCCAAAACAGAATGAGGATGTTTCCGGTTTCTTGCCTGTGGAAAGGGAATGGGTAAGCAAATTCTTGGATAATGGTTATATTGATACATTTAGAATGTTCCATGAAAATGAGAGAGATCAATATACTTGGTGGAGCTATAGAACCCGTGCCCGAGCAAGAAATGTGGGATGGCGTTTGGATTATTTCTTTGTGAATGAGGAATTTAAAGACAATGTGAAGGCGTCTTATATCAAATCTGACATAATGGGTTCCGACCATTGTCCTATAGCTTTAGAAATAGAATTATAA